The Henckelia pumila isolate YLH828 chromosome 2, ASM3356847v2, whole genome shotgun sequence genome includes a window with the following:
- the LOC140883186 gene encoding protein CURVATURE THYLAKOID 1A, chloroplastic-like: MSAAVSASVAATAVLVRLPATNHAAVFSPLPHRSFISATAFKQLKVFRRPSRFMVKASSSEESTVDAGELFTDLKEKWDALDNKSTVLLYGGGAIVGVWLASIVVSAVNSVPLLPKIMELVGLGYTGWFVYRYLLFKSSRKELVTDIEALKKKVTGTE, translated from the exons ATGTCTGCTGCAGTTTCCGCTTCCGTGGCGGCCACCGCCGTATTAGTCCGTCTCCCCGCCACCAATCACGCCGCCGTATTTTCTCCATTGCCCCATCGTTCGTTTATTTCCGCCACTGCATTCAAACAACTCAAAG TGTTCAGGAGACCATCTCGGTTCATGGTGAAGGCCTCTTCTTCTGAGGAGAGCACAGTTGATGCCGGTGAATTGTTCACCGATTTAAAAGAAAAG TGGGATGCTCTTGATAACAAGTCTACTGTACTTCTTTATGGAGGTGGCGCGATTGTAGGAGTTTGGCTAGCTTCCATCGTGGTCAGTGCAGTCAACTCGGTCCCTTTG CTTCCTAAGATCATGGAGCTTGTTGGCCTGGGATACACTGGATGGTTTGTGTACCGATACCTTCTTTTCAAG TCAAGTAGGAAAGAACTGGTTACAGACATTGAGGCGTTAAAGAAGAAGGTTACTGGAACTGAATAA
- the LOC140883266 gene encoding eukaryotic translation initiation factor 1A, whose amino-acid sequence MPKNKGKGGKNRKRGKNEADDEKRELVFKEDGQEYAQVQRMLGNGRCEATCIDGVKRLCHIRGKMHKKVWIAAGDIILVGLRDYQDDKADVILKYMPDEARLLKAYGELPENTRLNEGIAGGLDEEDDGPGDDYIEFEDEDIDKL is encoded by the exons ATGCCGAAGAACAAGGGTAAGGGAGGTAAGAATCGCAAGAGAGGGAAGAACGAGGCTGATGATGAGAAGCGAGAGCTAGTATTCAAGGAGGATGGCCAAGAATACGCCCAGGTGCAGCGGATGCTCGGCAACGGCCGGTGCGAAGCTACGTGCATCGATGGCGTGAAGCGCCTTTGCCATATCAGGGGTAAGATGCACAAGAAGGTCTGGATCGCCGCCGGTGACATTATCCTCGTCGGACTTCGCGATTAtcaa GATGATAAGGCCGACGTGATCCTGAAATACATGCCAGATGAAGCAAGATTATTGAAGGCTTATGGTGAGCTGCCTGAGAACACGAGGCTCAACGAGGGTATTGCTGGTGGActtgatgaagaagatgatggtcCTGGTGACGACTACATCGAGTTCGAGGATGAGGATATTGACAAACTCTAG
- the LOC140884112 gene encoding uncharacterized protein, with protein sequence MSSTLVRKLKPVSSSLDSLSYQFFQRCSVSGTAKGKGKLKAAQPLKRSKVTTKKGAAPDTSQKDGPRKRSEMDEMVEKCLAATPPLRFLKPKEKAREAEREKMGLVSKGNEQAKEKLKKLGKDFESPFIMGTPGMDLISLGLVDVNEIPKYELTVEDGRRLAKEYSRVLMRKHRVRQSSESTLLRLKKEAIEALPEHLKVAALVPDLTPFPINRFMATLTPPIEGYIEKINEAARKSSGKEKLR encoded by the coding sequence ATGAGCTCAACCTTGGTCAGGAAATTGAAGCCCGTGAGTTCGTCATTGGACTCTTTAAGCTACCAATTCTTTCAGAGATGTTCAGTCAGTGGGACGGCGAAGGGGAAAGGTAAGCTCAAAGCTGCGCAGCCTTTGAAAAGATCGAAAGTTACTACAAAAAAGGGGGCAGCTCCAGATACCTCTCAGAAAGATGGACCCAGAAAGAGGAGTGAAATGGACGAAATGGTCGAGAAATGCTTGGCCGCCACTCCACCACTCAGATTCTTGAAACCGAAAGAAAAAGCTAGGGAAGCTGAACGAGAGAAAATGGGGCTAGTTAGCAAGGGTAACGAGCAGGCAAAAGAGAAGCTAAAAAAACTGGGAAAGGATTTCGAGTCGCCCTTCATCATGGGAACTCCTGGAATGGATTTGATCAGTTTAGGTTTAGTTGATGTCAATGAAATTCCAAAGTATGAGCTTACTGTTGAGGATGGACGAAGGCTTGCCAAGGAGTATAGTCGGGTTTTGATGAGGAAGCATAGGGTGAGGCAGAGTTCGGAGTCTACACTGCTGCGGTTGAAAAAAGAAGCAATTGAGGCGCTACCTGAGCATTTGAAGGTCGCTGCTTTGGTTCCAGATTTGACTCCATTTCCCATTAACCGGTTTATGGCGACACTGACACCACCAATTGAAGGTTATATTGAGAAGATCAACGAGGCGGCGAGGAAGAGTTCTGGCAAAGAGAAGCTCAGATAA